In Capsicum annuum cultivar UCD-10X-F1 chromosome 7, UCD10Xv1.1, whole genome shotgun sequence, one genomic interval encodes:
- the LOC107856232 gene encoding LOW QUALITY PROTEIN: uncharacterized protein LOC107856232 (The sequence of the model RefSeq protein was modified relative to this genomic sequence to represent the inferred CDS: inserted 2 bases in 2 codons; deleted 1 base in 1 codon; substituted 5 bases at 5 genomic stop codons): MVGVTSIKVTLSLECIESLPIYVNPKQYSSILKKXXVCAKHQAXNKIVKNRNPYLHESRHYHAMKRARGSGGCILNTRICSNPILHLQSMIEISLIIRQAATYLVTWFSTQIVVVGGLPPNLVLMXQASSMVMTCSSSQSSESLTFFFTWVLPCRSERLHACWNLTTHLCYPWCRCQHRLXLKIHSYWXHTNGXSIVHPR, translated from the exons ATGGTGGGTGTCACCTCTATAAAAGTTACACTTTCTCTTGAATGCATAGAGAGTTTGCCCATTTATGTGAATCCAAAACAATACAGCTCTATCCTTAAAAAATGATAGGTCTGTGCCAAGCATCAGGCTTAAAATAAGATTGTCAAAAATAGAAATCCATATCTTCACGAGTCTCGACATTATCATGCAATGAAGAGAGCCAGGGGTTCTGGAGGGTGCATTTTGAACACA AGAATATGCAGTAATCCCATCCTTCATCTCCAAAGCATGATAGAAATATCTTTAATTATTAGGCAGGCGGCAACATATCTAGTTACATGGTTCAGCACTCAGATAGTGGTAGTTGGGGGACTTCCACCCAATCTGGTTCTAATGTGACAAGCATCTTCAATGGTAATGACATGTTCCAGCAGCCAGAGTTCAGAGTCTCTAACTTTCTTTTTCACATGGGTGCTACCATGCAGAAGTGAAAGACTTCATGCATGTTGGAACCTAACAACACACTTGTGTTATCCATGGTGTCGGTGCCAACACAGGC CTTTGAAAATACATTCATATT TGCACACAAATGGATAATCGATAGTTCATCCTCGGTGA